One genomic segment of Pedobacter endophyticus includes these proteins:
- a CDS encoding O-fucosyltransferase family protein yields MKTVILEPLGGLANRIRAVESAYNFSIANNSKLIVVWEQNGWLNATYEDCFESLPNVEVINLNYNGTSVASKVKRRLLDGYKYYLKKRYTSSAIGDAQIEELFDKLGANPQAIKASVDSAVNGKGIYIKCCYEFYPNLNNLNLSIKHSIRAFASDFLKKNQCDIGIHIRRTDHVEAISNSPLHLFKDQISNALAQWPDYKFYLSTDSAEVAQELQTQFKDKLVTGVSDRRRDSTEGIRSALLDLYCLGSCKEIWGSDKSSFSDRAARMNKIPLKIISLQTSS; encoded by the coding sequence ATGAAAACTGTTATACTGGAACCATTGGGGGGCCTTGCCAATAGAATTAGAGCGGTAGAGTCGGCGTACAATTTTTCCATAGCAAATAATTCGAAACTAATTGTTGTTTGGGAGCAAAACGGCTGGCTAAATGCCACCTATGAAGACTGTTTTGAAAGCTTGCCCAACGTTGAGGTTATTAATCTCAATTACAACGGCACCTCGGTGGCCAGTAAGGTAAAAAGGCGCCTATTGGATGGTTACAAATATTATTTAAAGAAACGCTACACATCGTCGGCAATTGGCGATGCGCAAATTGAGGAACTTTTCGATAAGCTGGGCGCTAACCCGCAAGCCATTAAGGCAAGTGTAGACAGCGCAGTTAATGGTAAAGGGATTTATATCAAATGCTGTTACGAGTTTTACCCGAACTTAAATAACCTTAACCTTAGCATCAAGCATTCGATAAGGGCATTTGCGAGCGACTTTTTGAAAAAAAATCAGTGTGATATAGGCATTCACATCCGAAGAACCGATCATGTGGAGGCCATAAGCAATTCGCCGCTGCATTTATTTAAGGATCAGATTTCGAATGCCCTGGCGCAATGGCCCGATTACAAATTTTATCTTTCTACCGATTCTGCCGAGGTGGCGCAAGAGTTGCAAACGCAGTTTAAAGATAAGCTGGTAACCGGCGTTTCCGATCGGAGAAGAGATTCGACAGAGGGGATCAGATCGGCATTGCTGGATTTGTATTGTTTGGGCAGTTGCAAAGAAATTTGGGGTTCGGATAAAAGTAGCTTTTCCGACCGTGCCGCCCGAATGAATAAAATTCCGTTAAAGATCATCTCATTGCAAACCAGTAGCTAA
- a CDS encoding lipopolysaccharide biosynthesis protein, with protein MATDIIVKKIQGFKVFAKEQDLFSKLKSTGLYLLVPLINFSVSIFTSPIFARYLTAQEFGYLGYFTSLATFISCFYGLLFQTYYMSVYFRENEQERREVLSTLTLFNVLWNLVFFPLSYVGLYFYFKLTHSEIPFYPFALFCLGGGVLGTYKGFIQVNYRLSNKPIAFVLLVSGYRVLSTLASLYFVAYAKMGLQGRLLGAFIVEVLFLIFSMYLILKGTSLKIHWSVLKKAYKIILPLFPASFLLLPLGNFDNIVLERLNQSAEMGLYNIGKGIASYVYIALFPFYQTFEPNIYKNVVQGNFRSLKVTGGALIALIIVSVIGFWIVSPYIIDYLTAGKYLAAVHYANILALTSGLMIIFSFFDAIINALQETKKHLYINSIIAVICVATYSVFGLYFKQVGVAVATIITYCLLILLQATFVVRKIKILSSAHI; from the coding sequence ATGGCAACCGATATTATCGTAAAAAAAATACAAGGCTTTAAGGTGTTTGCAAAAGAACAAGATCTTTTTAGCAAGCTCAAGTCAACTGGCCTGTACCTTTTGGTGCCTTTAATAAATTTTAGTGTATCTATTTTTACTTCGCCGATTTTTGCGCGTTACTTAACGGCACAAGAGTTTGGTTATTTGGGTTATTTTACCTCGTTGGCCACCTTTATCTCTTGTTTTTACGGCCTGCTGTTCCAAACCTATTACATGTCGGTTTATTTTAGAGAGAACGAACAAGAAAGGAGAGAGGTGCTTTCTACCTTAACCTTGTTTAACGTACTGTGGAACCTGGTTTTCTTTCCGCTTTCGTACGTTGGCCTCTATTTTTATTTTAAACTCACCCATTCAGAAATTCCGTTTTATCCATTTGCGTTATTTTGCCTTGGCGGTGGGGTTTTGGGTACTTACAAAGGGTTTATTCAGGTTAATTACAGGTTATCTAACAAGCCAATTGCCTTTGTGCTGCTCGTTTCGGGCTACAGGGTATTATCAACACTGGCTTCGCTGTATTTTGTGGCTTATGCCAAAATGGGATTGCAGGGTCGGTTGTTGGGCGCTTTCATTGTTGAGGTATTGTTTTTAATATTTTCGATGTATTTAATACTCAAGGGCACAAGTTTAAAAATCCATTGGTCGGTATTAAAAAAGGCGTACAAAATCATTCTGCCCTTGTTTCCTGCATCGTTTTTATTGTTACCACTCGGCAATTTCGATAACATTGTGTTAGAACGCCTCAATCAAAGTGCCGAAATGGGGTTGTACAACATTGGTAAGGGCATTGCCAGTTACGTTTATATTGCCTTGTTTCCTTTTTATCAAACTTTTGAGCCAAATATTTACAAAAATGTGGTTCAGGGTAACTTCCGATCGCTTAAAGTAACCGGTGGTGCCTTAATTGCCCTCATTATCGTTAGCGTAATCGGTTTTTGGATTGTTTCGCCCTACATTATCGATTACCTTACCGCCGGAAAATACTTGGCTGCAGTGCATTATGCCAATATTTTGGCGCTAACCAGTGGGCTGATGATTATTTTCTCGTTTTTCGATGCCATTATCAATGCGCTGCAAGAAACCAAGAAACATTTGTATATCAATTCCATTATCGCGGTTATTTGTGTGGCAACCTATTCTGTTTTTGGTCTTTACTTTAAACAGGTTGGGGTGGCCGTTGCAACAATTATCACTTATTGCCTGCTCATTCTGTTACAAGCCACCTTTGTGGTTCGGAAAATAAAAATTCTTTCAAGCGCTCACATTTAA
- a CDS encoding glycosyltransferase family 2 protein encodes MSTSKAAVLLITFNRPDTTKVVLEAIAKYEPERLYVFSDGPREHNFDEDSKNIAITRALFEKLNWGGELITRFMEQNQGCGLGVSGAINWAFETEEQLIILEDDCVPSMSFFNFCNNLLHKYQNDSRVMHITGTRWNDEFNVDEESYFFSKYAHIWGWATWKRAWEKYDFLMEDWNDFRRSKILNHVLDNYFPLVKRWDFMFNSIYELKRKHTWDYQWQYAVFKNNGLCATPVQNLVTNIGDVGVHFSETTKAHHRNRGELNENLVHPRYFHPHYRFDKYHGKSFFLEGRSVFRLTYDQTIGRIKYVYQNNQSS; translated from the coding sequence ATGTCAACCTCAAAGGCAGCAGTATTATTAATCACATTTAACAGGCCCGATACAACGAAAGTTGTGCTTGAAGCCATTGCTAAATACGAGCCTGAGCGATTATATGTTTTTTCTGATGGTCCTCGCGAGCACAATTTCGACGAAGACTCGAAAAACATTGCCATCACCCGGGCGCTATTTGAAAAGCTGAACTGGGGCGGCGAGCTCATTACCCGATTTATGGAACAAAACCAGGGTTGCGGTTTGGGCGTATCGGGTGCCATTAACTGGGCCTTTGAAACAGAAGAGCAACTGATTATTCTTGAAGATGACTGCGTTCCATCGATGTCGTTTTTTAACTTTTGCAACAACCTTTTACATAAATACCAAAATGATAGCCGCGTAATGCACATTACCGGAACCCGTTGGAACGATGAATTTAACGTTGATGAAGAAAGTTATTTCTTTAGTAAATACGCACACATTTGGGGCTGGGCAACGTGGAAAAGGGCCTGGGAAAAGTACGATTTCCTAATGGAAGACTGGAATGATTTTCGCCGTTCGAAAATACTGAACCATGTGCTCGATAACTATTTCCCTTTGGTTAAACGTTGGGACTTTATGTTCAACAGCATTTATGAGCTAAAACGCAAACATACCTGGGATTACCAGTGGCAATACGCCGTTTTTAAAAATAATGGCCTTTGTGCTACGCCGGTGCAAAATTTGGTTACAAACATTGGCGATGTTGGCGTGCACTTTAGCGAAACTACAAAAGCGCACCACCGAAACAGAGGCGAGCTGAACGAAAACCTCGTTCACCCAAGGTATTTTCACCCTCATTATCGTTTTGACAAATATCACGGAAAATCGTTCTTTCTTGAGGGGAGAAGCGTTTTTCGCTTAACGTACGACCAAACCATCGGCAGAATAAAATATGTTTACCAAAACAATCAGTCAAGCTAA
- a CDS encoding glycosyltransferase: protein MKVLHITFSDTGGAGAAALRLHKGLLSVGVASKLLVMEKRTDNEEVYAYPKKNKYLILFLRVLKKMRLPQTLEHKNDNLYKGFKGNFEYFSFAKTSFVELPTHPLVQQADVINLHWIPNFVDYTSFFDQVKKPIVWTQHDMNAFQGGFHYKDDNFRNDHLHQYNNEQYQQKLLGLSRIKESQLVVVSPSKWMYNEAKSSEILGRFKHVHIPNGLDPQLFYFKDKQTSGPDFRLDGNKIKVLFISETVKSIRKGFTHILDLLNDAEIAQKCQFIAVGSIKESDKVKGVKYLGKVNSEAAISDIYNMADIYLLPSLEDNFPNVMLESLACGTPVVGFDIGGLKDLITNDVNGYLSESITVSGLKAALLKCIDHIGSFDKKAIANQIGTRYNTKIQAESYLNIYKTLNPSTGE, encoded by the coding sequence ATGAAAGTTTTACACATCACATTTTCTGATACCGGAGGGGCCGGGGCTGCGGCACTACGCCTGCACAAAGGTTTGCTTTCTGTTGGCGTAGCAAGCAAATTATTGGTTATGGAAAAACGAACCGATAATGAAGAGGTGTATGCGTACCCAAAGAAAAATAAATACCTGATTTTGTTTTTGAGGGTGTTGAAAAAGATGCGCTTACCGCAAACGCTCGAACATAAGAACGACAATTTATATAAAGGCTTTAAGGGCAACTTCGAGTATTTTTCTTTTGCTAAAACTTCTTTCGTCGAATTGCCAACGCACCCTTTGGTGCAGCAGGCCGACGTAATCAATTTGCACTGGATTCCGAATTTTGTAGATTATACCTCGTTTTTTGATCAGGTAAAAAAGCCAATCGTTTGGACACAGCACGACATGAACGCCTTTCAGGGCGGTTTTCATTACAAGGATGATAATTTCAGGAACGATCACCTGCATCAATACAATAACGAGCAATATCAGCAGAAGCTGCTTGGCCTCTCGCGGATAAAAGAAAGCCAGCTGGTTGTAGTTTCGCCATCGAAATGGATGTACAACGAAGCAAAAAGTTCCGAAATTCTCGGCCGGTTTAAGCATGTTCACATTCCGAACGGCCTCGATCCGCAGCTCTTTTATTTCAAGGATAAACAAACTTCGGGGCCCGATTTCCGCCTCGATGGTAACAAAATTAAGGTGCTCTTTATTTCGGAGACTGTTAAAAGCATCAGAAAAGGTTTTACCCACATTCTCGATTTGTTGAACGATGCCGAAATTGCCCAAAAGTGTCAGTTTATTGCCGTGGGCAGTATTAAAGAATCAGACAAGGTAAAAGGCGTAAAATATTTGGGCAAAGTGAACTCGGAAGCGGCAATAAGCGACATTTACAACATGGCCGACATTTACCTGCTGCCAAGCCTCGAAGATAATTTTCCTAATGTAATGCTGGAAAGCCTCGCCTGCGGAACGCCCGTGGTAGGTTTCGATATTGGTGGCCTCAAAGATTTGATTACTAATGATGTGAACGGATATCTTTCTGAAAGTATTACCGTGAGCGGGCTTAAAGCAGCCTTGTTAAAATGCATTGATCATATTGGCTCATTCGATAAAAAAGCAATTGCTAATCAAATCGGAACACGATACAATACTAAAATACAGGCCGAAAGCTACCTTAATATTTACAAAACTCTTAACCCATCAACTGGTGAATAA
- a CDS encoding O-antigen ligase family protein — MNKIKETSGSVASILLKIAAQAVIGQFTYTKFPLPVVVLALLLVIFLFFISLYKKDYFSFLMQLFICNHYTYGYEIGGTFNLAATIALVAYLLNYGSSYFAETSLKKPILLLTVIFLFIQCCSLIYSRTPTSLKISSAACLFNFFFLFYYASKIQLDADKYIKIIQVTGIYFCFMFVNALNQRYEYFLSPFDFFPNVGPNATWELDIPRAAGTLGNFEYYAEYSISLIALCLPGVLSGSYSKVSKKFMFFCIGLLGLALLAIVLSGTRSSILLLPFLVILTIFLLAKRTSFKNLAIGAAGVTLFFIINSIHTIVDFSIFTKRSEEVDMKHVTLESVMSGKDMNRGEIFAYGFEKMQKANLFLGEGFFTNRNQYVITHFDKIDPNGIPDYHNLYMSAVVLWGYLGALILIFFFFFSLYRGFRLYFKLKKQDFFLVDLLLGFNLLFLFFMVNQFKIQFIRDANYFMLTLILLAFYNSLIHLLSKKVVVIPTQQIKFYENSSTTHNL, encoded by the coding sequence GTGAATAAAATTAAAGAAACTTCCGGATCGGTAGCCAGTATTCTGCTAAAAATTGCTGCGCAGGCAGTTATCGGGCAGTTTACTTACACCAAGTTTCCGTTGCCCGTAGTGGTGCTTGCACTTTTACTGGTCATCTTCTTGTTTTTTATCTCGCTTTACAAGAAAGATTATTTCTCGTTTTTAATGCAGCTTTTTATCTGCAATCACTATACTTATGGTTACGAAATAGGCGGAACGTTTAATCTGGCCGCCACCATAGCGCTGGTGGCTTACCTGCTCAACTATGGTTCGAGCTATTTTGCCGAAACCTCGTTAAAAAAGCCGATTTTATTATTGACGGTTATTTTTCTGTTTATTCAGTGCTGCAGCCTTATTTATAGTCGTACCCCAACCAGCCTGAAAATCTCATCGGCCGCCTGTTTGTTCAACTTTTTCTTTTTGTTTTATTATGCCTCAAAAATACAGCTCGATGCCGATAAGTACATCAAAATTATTCAGGTAACGGGGATTTACTTTTGCTTTATGTTTGTAAACGCACTTAATCAGCGTTACGAATATTTTTTATCGCCGTTTGATTTCTTTCCAAATGTTGGCCCTAACGCCACCTGGGAACTCGATATTCCACGTGCAGCCGGAACGCTGGGCAACTTTGAGTATTATGCCGAATATTCCATTTCGCTTATTGCACTATGCCTGCCCGGCGTATTAAGTGGGTCGTACAGTAAAGTAAGTAAAAAGTTCATGTTTTTTTGCATCGGTTTGCTCGGGCTCGCCTTGCTGGCCATTGTTTTATCAGGCACCCGATCGTCGATCTTGTTGCTGCCGTTTCTGGTAATATTAACCATCTTTTTGCTGGCTAAAAGAACAAGTTTTAAGAATCTGGCTATTGGTGCCGCAGGCGTTACGCTTTTCTTTATCATTAATAGTATACATACCATTGTAGATTTTAGCATCTTTACAAAACGAAGCGAAGAGGTTGATATGAAACATGTTACGTTAGAGAGTGTAATGAGTGGTAAGGACATGAACAGGGGTGAGATATTTGCCTATGGCTTCGAAAAAATGCAAAAGGCAAATCTGTTTCTGGGCGAAGGTTTTTTTACCAACCGCAATCAATATGTAATTACGCATTTTGATAAGATAGATCCCAACGGTATTCCCGATTACCATAACCTTTACATGAGTGCGGTGGTGCTTTGGGGGTATCTGGGCGCACTTATTCTGATATTTTTCTTCTTTTTTAGCCTATATCGTGGCTTCAGGCTCTATTTTAAGCTGAAAAAACAAGATTTCTTTCTGGTCGACCTGCTTTTGGGCTTCAATTTGCTTTTCTTGTTTTTTATGGTCAATCAGTTTAAGATCCAGTTTATCAGAGATGCAAACTATTTTATGCTTACGTTGATATTACTGGCCTTTTATAACTCCCTTATACATTTATTATCCAAAAAAGTGGTCGTTATCCCTACCCAACAAATTAAATTTTATGAAAATAGCAGTACTACTCACAACCTATAA
- a CDS encoding glycosyltransferase family 2 protein — MKIAVLLTTYNRRDKTVACINSLKAQHNLGDIELTVFLTDDNSADNTVEAVTEIFPDARILRGSGSLFWAGGMRSSWNEALKSQFDFYLLLNDDTVLANHTLRTLVNSYQTVYKQTQNEAIIVGSTSEFGESKVISYGGKKLTSKYDIKYATAFSETEIVACDLGNANIMLVPHAIVNKIGILSTVYTHGIADYDYTLQAKRNKFGVYVAPGVLGHCIDDHGNNWKSSQNSTLKERITFLKSPKGLAYHEHLHLIKTFFPLSLPMAFVKLWLKTLFPFLWDKFKTTH; from the coding sequence ATGAAAATAGCAGTACTACTCACAACCTATAACCGGCGAGATAAAACGGTGGCCTGCATTAATAGTTTGAAGGCTCAGCACAATCTCGGCGATATTGAATTAACGGTTTTTTTAACTGATGACAATTCTGCAGACAACACCGTTGAGGCAGTGACAGAAATTTTTCCGGATGCCAGAATTTTACGGGGAAGCGGCTCATTGTTTTGGGCAGGCGGCATGCGAAGCTCGTGGAATGAAGCCCTGAAATCTCAGTTCGACTTTTATTTATTGTTAAATGACGATACCGTACTTGCCAACCATACACTGCGTACGCTGGTAAATAGTTACCAAACCGTATATAAGCAAACTCAAAACGAGGCCATTATAGTGGGCAGTACAAGCGAGTTTGGCGAATCGAAAGTTATCTCTTACGGTGGCAAAAAATTAACTTCAAAGTACGATATTAAGTATGCAACCGCTTTTAGCGAAACGGAGATTGTTGCCTGCGACCTCGGCAATGCGAACATTATGCTTGTTCCGCATGCCATTGTAAATAAAATTGGCATTTTATCTACCGTTTATACCCATGGTATTGCCGATTACGATTATACTTTGCAGGCAAAAAGAAATAAGTTTGGCGTGTATGTAGCGCCCGGGGTTTTGGGCCATTGCATCGATGACCACGGCAACAACTGGAAATCATCGCAAAACTCAACGCTTAAAGAACGCATCACGTTTTTAAAAAGCCCCAAAGGTTTAGCCTACCACGAACACCTGCACTTAATAAAAACTTTTTTCCCGCTTTCGTTGCCCATGGCTTTTGTAAAGCTGTGGCTAAAAACACTATTTCCCTTTCTTTGGGATAAATTTAAAACAACACATTAA
- a CDS encoding glycosyltransferase family 4 protein, with translation MERKPVHVSYLTQVPGPYRERMHELVSEFGDFSYDVIYCAKVEPNRKWKLSYGDYPMYFLAEKAETFRHNNLNVWGLLNKLNPTILIITAFKPTMLYGVLWCLLRGRKIIVYNDGTYDSEQHLSFTQKLIRKLVYKVTSAFMAPGKGTVDLYKSYGVAEKKIFKSCLCVDNTQFEYQPMQQRPYHILYCGQITERKLPFLFTDVAIKLNKEIPNFKALIVGDGALKDEMLLRLDKNNVDYHFAGFLDQKSLLSYYAKAKVFLFTTIDDVWGIVANEACASGTPVITSKEAGVAGDLILDGENGYVLPLDANVWANTIKALLENEQQLETFAEKAMEIVKPFNHQQAADGLRQAVNWTQPAKKNQTTLTPLNL, from the coding sequence ATGGAAAGAAAACCTGTTCATGTTTCCTATTTAACACAAGTTCCCGGTCCGTACCGCGAGAGAATGCACGAGTTGGTTTCCGAATTCGGCGATTTCTCTTACGATGTCATCTACTGTGCAAAGGTAGAACCGAACCGCAAATGGAAATTAAGCTATGGCGATTATCCCATGTATTTTTTGGCCGAAAAGGCCGAAACGTTTCGCCACAATAACCTCAACGTATGGGGGTTGTTAAATAAACTTAACCCCACAATTTTAATTATAACAGCTTTTAAACCAACAATGCTGTATGGCGTACTCTGGTGCTTGTTGAGGGGCAGGAAAATTATTGTGTACAACGATGGTACCTACGATTCGGAGCAACACCTTTCGTTTACCCAAAAACTGATCAGAAAACTGGTATATAAGGTAACGAGCGCTTTTATGGCCCCCGGCAAGGGAACCGTAGATTTGTACAAAAGTTATGGCGTTGCAGAAAAAAAAATCTTTAAGAGCTGTTTATGCGTAGATAATACCCAGTTCGAATACCAGCCCATGCAACAAAGGCCTTATCATATATTGTACTGCGGGCAGATTACCGAGCGAAAACTACCGTTTTTATTTACCGATGTGGCCATAAAACTTAATAAGGAAATCCCAAATTTTAAAGCTTTAATTGTTGGCGATGGGGCCTTAAAAGACGAAATGTTGCTTCGATTGGACAAAAACAACGTGGATTATCATTTTGCCGGCTTTTTAGATCAAAAGTCGTTACTATCTTATTACGCCAAAGCCAAAGTGTTTTTATTTACCACCATAGATGATGTTTGGGGCATTGTTGCAAACGAAGCCTGCGCCAGCGGAACGCCGGTAATTACCAGTAAAGAGGCGGGCGTTGCCGGAGACCTGATTTTAGACGGAGAAAATGGGTACGTTTTGCCACTAGACGCAAATGTTTGGGCAAACACAATTAAGGCGTTATTAGAAAATGAACAACAACTGGAAACCTTCGCCGAAAAAGCAATGGAAATTGTAAAGCCATTTAATCACCAGCAGGCGGCCGACGGGTTAAGGCAGGCAGTTAATTGGACACAACCGGCTAAAAAGAACCAAACCACACTTACACCGCTAAACTTATAA
- a CDS encoding glycosyltransferase family 4 protein — protein MEPQSKEKYKVLFVLHLPPPVHGAAIANSYIKNSKVVNSDHETDYVSLATNTVLDQTGKGSFKKLITFVSILKTLTRLLRSKKYDLCYVSLTASGPAFYKDAIVVALLKLFKQKIIYHFHNKGVSFTKQNAVNEALYKFVFKNTKVILLSKYLYPDIEKYVSEDDVYYCPYGIPASTIVRDSVGFKEADNKLSLLYLSNMMIEKGVFVLLEACSILKSKNIAFKCNFVGGWTDITPEEFENYLVKHDLQNVVVAHGPKYAEEKLAFFDNSDVFIFPTFYHYETFGLVNLEAMQHSIPIISTKEGGIPDVVVDGETGFLVNKQSPAELAERIEYFASHPMEAIIMGEKGKKRFDEHFTMEKFEKNISEIITKAISNI, from the coding sequence ATGGAGCCTCAAAGCAAAGAAAAATACAAGGTTTTGTTCGTGTTGCACTTGCCACCCCCTGTGCATGGCGCAGCAATTGCAAACAGCTACATAAAAAACAGTAAGGTTGTTAATAGCGATCATGAAACCGATTATGTGAGTTTGGCAACCAATACCGTATTGGATCAAACCGGGAAGGGAAGCTTTAAAAAGCTCATTACTTTCGTCTCTATCCTAAAAACGCTTACCAGGCTGTTGCGATCCAAAAAATACGATCTGTGCTACGTATCGCTAACCGCAAGCGGCCCGGCTTTTTATAAGGATGCCATTGTGGTAGCCTTGCTGAAGCTGTTCAAACAAAAAATAATCTATCATTTTCACAACAAAGGCGTTTCCTTTACCAAACAAAACGCAGTTAATGAAGCGCTTTATAAGTTTGTTTTCAAAAACACAAAGGTTATCCTGTTATCGAAATACCTTTACCCCGATATTGAAAAATATGTTAGCGAAGATGATGTCTATTATTGTCCTTATGGCATCCCCGCAAGCACAATTGTTCGCGATTCGGTAGGTTTTAAGGAAGCAGATAATAAACTTAGCCTGCTCTATTTATCAAACATGATGATTGAGAAAGGCGTATTTGTTTTATTAGAGGCCTGTTCGATCTTAAAATCGAAAAACATCGCCTTTAAATGCAATTTTGTTGGCGGATGGACCGACATTACGCCAGAAGAGTTTGAAAACTATCTGGTTAAGCACGATTTGCAGAATGTAGTAGTGGCCCACGGGCCAAAGTATGCCGAAGAGAAGCTGGCTTTTTTTGATAACTCCGATGTTTTCATTTTTCCAACCTTTTATCACTACGAAACTTTCGGCCTTGTAAACCTCGAAGCCATGCAGCACAGCATCCCGATTATTTCAACGAAAGAGGGTGGGATTCCGGACGTAGTTGTTGATGGGGAGACGGGTTTTTTAGTGAATAAGCAAAGCCCTGCCGAGCTCGCCGAACGCATTGAATACTTTGCTTCGCACCCAATGGAAGCGATAATTATGGGCGAAAAAGGAAAAAAGAGATTCGATGAGCATTTCACCATGGAAAAATTCGAAAAAAATATCTCCGAAATAATCACAAAGGCAATTTCAAACATTTAA